TGTTATCCTGGGTACCCGGGAAGGCTTGGCAATATCGTTTCCAGAAACCGATGTTCGCTCTATGGGACGGACTGCGCACGGCGTAAGAGGTATCCGTTTACAAGACGCCGACTTGGTTGTTGGTATGGATACCATCCGCAAAGAAGGCGAAGTGCTTACCGTAACCGAAGAAGGTTATGGCAAGCGGACACCGGCTGCAGAATACCGCAACCAGTCCAGAGGCGGTAAGGGTGTCATTAATACAAAAGTTACCGACAAAACCGGACAGGTCGTTGGCTTGAAAGTGGTTCGTCCGGGTCTGGAGCTGATGCTTATTACAACCGAGGGTATCGTTATTCGTATTGACGTTGATGAGATCTCTGTAATTAGCCGCAATACTCAGGGTGTTAAACTAATGAAAACTGGTGAAAAAGATAAAGTTGTTGCATTGGCATCGGTTGAAAAGAAAGCCGATAGTGATTAAATGCTTTTAAAAGGCTGTGAGCAGGAATCATCCTGTTCACAGCCTTTTTTTCTAAAAAGATGCTGTGCTTATTATACATAATAGAATAAATCTATATAAAAGCCTGAATTTGGTATATAAAGTTATTATAAATAATATATCAATTATAGTGGTTTTTTGATATAATCATCCTTGACTAACCAGTCAGTTTGAGTGGAAATTAGAAAGGATGAGCTATGGTGCTTATGGGAAATAAGAAAAGAATCGCGTTAATACTTGCCGTAGCCGTCATATTTACCGGCATAATCGGCTATCGTATTTATGGCAATGTTTCGGCCAATAAGGCCCGCGCCGAAAATATGGCGAAAAGCAAAACTGTTGCTGTTCAGGTAGCGCAAATCGGTCGACGTGATATTAATCCGACTATGACATTTTCTGCGAGCCTTGATCCTGTGTGGAGCGCAGATATTTCTTCAAAAGTGGATGGCAGAATTAATATTCTCGATGTTAATGAAGGGGATAGAGTTGAAGCTGGGGCTGTTGTAGCTGCCCTTGAAACCAACGATTTACAGGCACAGGTTATCCAGGCTCAGGGTAATCTATTGGCGGCTCAGTCAGGTTTGGAGCAGGCAGAATTAGATTATAACCGCTATGCGGCATTGGCTGAACAGGGAGCTGTTTCGGCACAAATGCTGGATAATGCCAGAACAAAACGTGATTCTAGTGCTGGCCAAGTAAAAGCGGCACAAGGTTCATTGAATTTAATGCAAGAAAAATTAAATAATGCAAATGTTGTCACACCACGCAGTGGTGTAATCACTAAGCGGTTTATGCAGGCAGGAACCTTTGCACGTGCAGGCTCAGCGCTGGTCACTGTTGCTGATACTTCGACCTTGCTGGCTAAAGCTACTGTAGGTGAATCGCAAGTAGGCAGCCTAACCGTTGGCTCTAATGTTGCGGTGCGCGTTGATGCATTAGCTGGACAGACCTTTGAGGGTGTTATCACTCGCATATCGCCGATGGCTGCATTACCGGCGCGTACCTTTACAGCTGAAATCAGCGTACCGAATGATAAAGCGATGCTAAAAGCAGGCATGTTTGCCAAAGTTGAGGTTCCAACCCAAGTTCATGCTGGTGTTCTGGCAGTCCCGGAAACAGCCTTGGTGATGCGTGAAGATCAAAAAACTGTTTATGTTGTTGGGGCTGACAATAAAGTCCAACAGCGTGTCTTAACAGTTGGCTTTGTTGATGGTGGCTGGGTTGAAGTTCTTGAAGGTGTTCAAGAAGGAGAAACCATTGTTACTGCAGGGCAAAACAAACTCAGAGATGGAGTTGAAATTACTCCGACTGGGGATGGTGGTCAATAATGGGAGCCATTGCAACTTTTATTAAGCGTCCCGTCTTTACCCTGATGCTGGTTATGCTGCTGGTGGTTTTTGGGGCGGGGGCTTATCCAAGTCTCGGGATTGACTTATATCCTGATGTCGATTTTCCGTTAGTTAGTGTCTCGGTTTCATTTCCTGGCGCTTCACCGGAAGAGATGGAAAGCTTGATTACCAAGCCGGTCGAAGATGCGGTCAGTTCTCTTTCGGGGATTAAAAATTTGTCATCCGTAACCCGTGAAGGCTCGTCTCAGACTACCATTGAGTTTGAGTTTGGGACAGATCCGAAGCTTGCAGCGAATGAAGTTAGGGAGAAGGTCGCCGGTGCGCGGCGCAGACTGCCGGATGGTATTGATGAACCGGTTGTTCAGCGCTTTGACATGTCGGCCCAGGCTATTGCCACCTTTAGTTTATCTTCCGAAACTCGCAGCCCGGGCGAGATAAGAAAACTGGCTACTGATCTTGTAAAAGATGAGTTGCAGCGGATTGATGGTGTGGCCAATGTAAATATTTATGGCTCATCTGACCGGGAAATTGGCGTTACTGTAGATTCTAATAAACTGGCTGCTTATAAAATATCGATGGCTCAGATTCTTGATGCTGTGAACAGCCAGAATCTGAATGCACCTGGTGGGCGGGTATCGCAAAATGGTACTCAGCTGACAGTGAGAACTATCGGGAAATATAAGACAGTTGGCGATATTCAGAATGTGATCGTAGCCAACCAAGACGGGCGGCTGATTCGCTTAAGTGACGTGGCCACTGTCACCGATGGCTGGGCGGAAGAAACCGTTATGGCCCGTACAAACGGATCACCCAGTGTTTTGATTTCAGTACAAAAACAATCAGGTACCAATACTGTTAATGTTGCCGATCATGTGAAACAAGCAGTAAGCAGCATGCAAGAAAAATTACCGCCTGATGTTAAGATTTCTATTACCAATGACAGTTCAGTCTATATTAAAGATAGTGTTCATGATGTATTGATGTCACTATTTTTTGGTGGACTGTTAGCGGTTATTATTACGTTTCTGTTTCTGCAAAACACGAGAGCAACGATCATTGGTGCTTTGGCCATCCCGACTTCAATTGTTGCCACCTTTTTCTTAATGAAGTCGATGCATTTTACACTCAATACCATGTCGCTTATGGGCCTTAGTTTAGCGGTCGGTATTCTGATTGATGACGCGATCGTGGTTATTGAAAACGTGTTCCGGCACATGGAGCAAGGCAAATCGGCCTATGAAGCGGCAAGAGATGGTACTTCTGAAATTGCTCTTGCTGTTATGGCAACCACTTTGTCTATTCTGGCTGTTTTCGTTCCGGTCGGCAGTATGAGTGGTATTATTGGGCAATACTTCAAACAGTTTGGTTTGACTGTAGCCTTTGCGGTTGCATTCTCACTGTTTGTAGCTTTTACACTGACTCCAATGCTGTCAGCCCATTGGCTGAAACCTGAGCATGGTCAGTCTCATGAGCCGACAGGGATACGCCGTAAGCTAAAACAATTGCTGGATAAGTTTGAAGCAGGCTTTTTGATGCTGCAACAAAGTTATCGCAAGTTATTGGCATGGGCGCTGGAAAGACCGAAAAAGCTGGTAGCGGTAGCTGTGCTTTCACTCTTTGCCAACTTCTTACTCATGCCTTTCCTTGGCACTGAATTTCAGCCTACCTACGATTCCGGTGAATTCAGCGTCAGCTTGACTGCTCCGGCAGGCACCTCGCTTGAAAAAATGCGGGAACTTATTGAACCCATTGAGGAAACCGTGCTGGCCATCCCTGAGAAAGACATCGCTTATGTAACCATTGGCTCCGGCGGTTACAATAAAGCTTCCATTGGGGTGAAATTGGTCTCCAGCAGTCAGCGCTCCCGCTCCATGAATCAAATTATGGATGGGCTAAGACATGAGTTTGCTAATGTTGGCGATCTCAAGGTCGTTGTGTCGACCAGTCAGGGCGTGGGACGCGGTAATTCCAGTCCAGTTCAGGTCGCTTTCCGGGGGGCTGACTTGGATGAATTAAATAAATTGGCTCAGGAATTAGCTGAGAAGCTTAAACAAGTTCCCGGAACGGTCGATGTCGATATATCAAGTGAACAGTCATCACCAGAAGTACAGGTTAAACTGGACACGCTTAAAATGAGTGATGCGGGTCTGGATGCTTCAACCGTAGCAAATACTGTGCAAATGGCTTTCTTAGGCGGTACAACCCGCAATCAATATAGTGCCGGTGATAAAGACTATCAGATTCGCGTACAGCTGGAAAGTCAAAGCCGGACAGATATTGCTGATGTTTCCAATCTGCTTATTGCTTCGAAAAGCGGTAATTTCGTGAGATTGGGCGATGTCGCCGCAGTAGAGCTTTCTTCCGGTCCAAGCCAGATTAACCGTGAAGCTCGTCAGCGGCAGGTCATCGTATATTCTAACGTTGTTGGAGCATCAGCAGGGGAAATCATGAATAAAGCTGAGGCTATTGCCAAAGATATGACCATGCCTACAGGCTATAGTTACCGTTTTGTTGGTCAGGCCCAAACTATGCAAGATTCATTTATGGAAATTGCTAAATCGCTGGCCTTGGCTGTAGTGCTGATCTATATGGTATTGGCAGCTCAGTTTGAAAGCTTTATTCATCCGTTTACCATTATGTTATCCTTACCGTTTTCGCTGACCGGTGCTATCTTAGGCTTGCTGATAGCAGGGCAGACGATTAACATTATGTCACTCATTGGGATCATCATGCTGATGGGCCTTGTGACTAAGAATGCTATTCTGCTTGTCGATTACACCAATCAATTGCGGGAACAGGGAATGAATCTGGCGGATGCCTTAATTGAGGCAGGCAGTGTCCGCTTACGGCCAATTCTGATGACTACAGCAGCGATGATCTTTGGTATGCTGCCTATTGCCTTGGGAATTGGTGCTGGAGCTGAACTTCGTCAGTCCATGGGGGTTGTGCTTGTAGGGGGCTTAATTACCTCAACAGTATTAACGCTGATTGTGGTTCCACTTGTTTATCTATTGATTGATGGTCTTAAAGAGCGTTTTAGCAGCCGAAAAAGTGATAAGGCGGTATAACAATCATTAATTTTGACAGGTAAATTATTTAACTGCCAGCAGAATCTCGTTCAGAGAAGCTGCTGGCAGTTTTCTTGTTGGTTAGGCTGCCCTTGCGTAATCTGGCTGGATTTACTATGATGGAGCTATATGAAATGTTTGGTATTTTATAGGAGCGTGGTGTCTTGAATCAAAAGCAGTTTAAGTATCAGGTTGATGATGTCTTACCAGCGAAAGAGACTTTTTTATATGGTTTGCAGTGGCTGCTGGTTTTAGTTCCGCTAGTGCTTATTTTGGGGCAGGTCGGGGCTGGTTTGCATTATCCGCTTCATCCGCAGCTGCAACTTTTGTATCTGCAAAAAATGTTTTTTTCTACAGGCCTGGTCCTCATACTCCAACTGCTGTGGGGTCATAAACTTCCGGTTATTGTTGGGCCGGCATCTATTTTGTTATTGGGCATTATTGTTAACGCGGGAGCTACAGATGCCGTCTATTCATCGATTGCGTTATGTGGTGTGCTGTTAGCGTGTTTAGCAGCCGGGGGAATTCTCAAATGGCTGACAGATTTTTTTACCATGAGGATTATCGGCATTGTGCTGCTGCTTATTTCCTTTACGTTATTGCCTACTGTGCTGCATTTCATTACTGCAGCGCCGGATTTTTCTTTCGGACAAGGCATATTCGCGGTTGGCTTAGTGCTTGTCATGCTGGCTGGTCAACGATTTTTACCAGAATTGCTGCGATCTACGATTATTGTTTGGGCTTTACTAGCTGGCAGTGGTGCTTACTACTTGTTTTTTGAGCACCCTATCCCAGTCCAGATTGAGCCGGTTTCAATTGCTGCAGCCTGGCAATCGGTAGGTTTGGTTTTTGCAATGGATTGGTCAGTTTTCATTTCGTTCTTATTTTGCTTTATGGCGCTGACCGCAAATGACTTAGGATCGGTTCAGACGACAGCTGTGCTGTTGGGAAGATCTGATGCAGCTCAGCGAACAAAATGGGGGTTGGTTTTTACCGGACTGGGAAATGGCTTAGCC
This portion of the Sporomusaceae bacterium FL31 genome encodes:
- a CDS encoding secretion protein HlyD, with translation MVLMGNKKRIALILAVAVIFTGIIGYRIYGNVSANKARAENMAKSKTVAVQVAQIGRRDINPTMTFSASLDPVWSADISSKVDGRINILDVNEGDRVEAGAVVAALETNDLQAQVIQAQGNLLAAQSGLEQAELDYNRYAALAEQGAVSAQMLDNARTKRDSSAGQVKAAQGSLNLMQEKLNNANVVTPRSGVITKRFMQAGTFARAGSALVTVADTSTLLAKATVGESQVGSLTVGSNVAVRVDALAGQTFEGVITRISPMAALPARTFTAEISVPNDKAMLKAGMFAKVEVPTQVHAGVLAVPETALVMREDQKTVYVVGADNKVQQRVLTVGFVDGGWVEVLEGVQEGETIVTAGQNKLRDGVEITPTGDGGQ
- a CDS encoding multidrug ABC transporter, encoding MGAIATFIKRPVFTLMLVMLLVVFGAGAYPSLGIDLYPDVDFPLVSVSVSFPGASPEEMESLITKPVEDAVSSLSGIKNLSSVTREGSSQTTIEFEFGTDPKLAANEVREKVAGARRRLPDGIDEPVVQRFDMSAQAIATFSLSSETRSPGEIRKLATDLVKDELQRIDGVANVNIYGSSDREIGVTVDSNKLAAYKISMAQILDAVNSQNLNAPGGRVSQNGTQLTVRTIGKYKTVGDIQNVIVANQDGRLIRLSDVATVTDGWAEETVMARTNGSPSVLISVQKQSGTNTVNVADHVKQAVSSMQEKLPPDVKISITNDSSVYIKDSVHDVLMSLFFGGLLAVIITFLFLQNTRATIIGALAIPTSIVATFFLMKSMHFTLNTMSLMGLSLAVGILIDDAIVVIENVFRHMEQGKSAYEAARDGTSEIALAVMATTLSILAVFVPVGSMSGIIGQYFKQFGLTVAFAVAFSLFVAFTLTPMLSAHWLKPEHGQSHEPTGIRRKLKQLLDKFEAGFLMLQQSYRKLLAWALERPKKLVAVAVLSLFANFLLMPFLGTEFQPTYDSGEFSVSLTAPAGTSLEKMRELIEPIEETVLAIPEKDIAYVTIGSGGYNKASIGVKLVSSSQRSRSMNQIMDGLRHEFANVGDLKVVVSTSQGVGRGNSSPVQVAFRGADLDELNKLAQELAEKLKQVPGTVDVDISSEQSSPEVQVKLDTLKMSDAGLDASTVANTVQMAFLGGTTRNQYSAGDKDYQIRVQLESQSRTDIADVSNLLIASKSGNFVRLGDVAAVELSSGPSQINREARQRQVIVYSNVVGASAGEIMNKAEAIAKDMTMPTGYSYRFVGQAQTMQDSFMEIAKSLALAVVLIYMVLAAQFESFIHPFTIMLSLPFSLTGAILGLLIAGQTINIMSLIGIIMLMGLVTKNAILLVDYTNQLREQGMNLADALIEAGSVRLRPILMTTAAMIFGMLPIALGIGAGAELRQSMGVVLVGGLITSTVLTLIVVPLVYLLIDGLKERFSSRKSDKAV
- a CDS encoding purine permease, producing the protein MNQKQFKYQVDDVLPAKETFLYGLQWLLVLVPLVLILGQVGAGLHYPLHPQLQLLYLQKMFFSTGLVLILQLLWGHKLPVIVGPASILLLGIIVNAGATDAVYSSIALCGVLLACLAAGGILKWLTDFFTMRIIGIVLLLISFTLLPTVLHFITAAPDFSFGQGIFAVGLVLVMLAGQRFLPELLRSTIIVWALLAGSGAYYLFFEHPIPVQIEPVSIAAAWQSVGLVFAMDWSVFISFLFCFMALTANDLGSVQTTAVLLGRSDAAQRTKWGLVFTGLGNGLAGILGVLGPVNYSLSTGVILASGCASRYPLMAAAVAMMSLACIPAVLYAFSYIPSVVVGSLLFYMLCAQISGGLGVLSNTLVPYRFEFGIVVGVPVLLGTCIAFLPAPIGAAIPSLWRPLVTNGFVVGVTVAIILEKLLLPETRKLT